From one Lysinibacillus sp. G4S2 genomic stretch:
- the rpsD gene encoding 30S ribosomal protein S4: MSRYTGPSWKLSRRLGISLSGTGKEIEKRPYAPGQHGPNQRKKLSEYGLQLQEKQKLRHMYGMNERQFRTLFDRAGKMKGVHGENFMILLETRLDNLVYRLGLARTRRGSRQLVNHGHILVDGKRVDIPSYSVKPGQTISLREKSQNLAVVTEAIEVNNFVPDYLTFDADKKEGTFTRLPERSELSAEINEAFIVEYYSR; this comes from the coding sequence ATGTCTCGTTATACAGGTCCATCTTGGAAATTATCACGTCGTCTTGGTATCTCACTAAGCGGTACAGGTAAAGAAATCGAAAAACGCCCTTACGCACCAGGTCAACACGGTCCAAACCAACGTAAAAAATTATCAGAATACGGTTTACAACTTCAAGAAAAACAAAAACTTCGTCACATGTACGGCATGAACGAACGTCAATTCCGTACTCTATTTGACCGCGCTGGTAAAATGAAAGGTGTACACGGTGAAAACTTCATGATCCTTCTTGAAACTCGCCTTGACAACCTAGTTTACCGTTTAGGTTTAGCTCGTACTCGTCGTGGATCTCGTCAATTAGTAAACCACGGCCACATCTTAGTAGATGGCAAACGCGTTGATATCCCATCATACAGCGTAAAACCAGGTCAAACGATTTCTCTTCGTGAAAAATCTCAAAACCTTGCTGTAGTAACAGAAGCAATCGAAGTAAACAACTTCGTACCTGACTACTTAACATTTGACGCTGACAAAAAAGAAGGTACATTCACTCGCCTTCCAGAGCGTTCTGAATTATCAGCTGAAATCAACGAAGCATTCATCGTAGAGTACTACTCTCGTTAA
- a CDS encoding histidine kinase: MKKIIIFNLLFCIIVIFVSYNYFNSKSRNAIVYNYVENYIETNYGIGREDLKSEENNYRRGMALFEIEVKDIVTKNYYFFEVKIRDDYSLISIKDLSELNRKNYQKNQSD, from the coding sequence ATGAAAAAAATAATTATCTTTAATCTATTATTTTGTATAATAGTCATTTTTGTTAGTTACAATTATTTTAATTCTAAATCTCGAAACGCTATCGTATACAACTATGTGGAAAACTATATTGAAACTAACTATGGCATTGGTAGAGAAGATTTAAAATCTGAAGAAAACAATTACCGAAGAGGAATGGCGTTGTTTGAAATAGAAGTTAAAGATATAGTAACTAAAAATTATTACTTTTTTGAAGTGAAAATTAGAGATGACTATTCATTAATTTCTATAAAAGATCTTTCTGAGCTTAATCGTAAAAATTATCAAAAAAATCAATCTGATTAA
- a CDS encoding SLATT domain-containing protein — MENNNQIDGNVIHATGQNKEVKDIDVFYELLRRLDITRRARIKASTRLREKHEFYEKTSYCYSIVILVLSIWFIDSSGDITKVLLIASLSLTFYTMFLGIKNYKERASNFENNYQQLNELLNKMQRLEADKHKITQNVLKELHREYEKLIIDKENHLPIDFMMCNSENETRFKNEIKRYKRIDTAKKESILIFPFILLAIFLFTEYLK; from the coding sequence ATGGAGAATAATAATCAAATCGATGGTAATGTTATCCATGCAACTGGACAAAATAAAGAAGTGAAAGACATTGATGTCTTTTATGAGTTGTTAAGAAGGTTGGATATAACAAGAAGAGCTAGAATAAAAGCATCTACTAGATTACGAGAGAAGCATGAATTTTACGAAAAGACATCATATTGTTACTCCATAGTTATTTTAGTGTTGTCAATATGGTTTATTGATAGTTCGGGTGATATAACAAAAGTGTTATTAATCGCTTCATTATCATTAACATTCTACACAATGTTTTTAGGGATAAAAAATTATAAAGAGAGAGCAAGTAATTTCGAAAATAACTACCAGCAATTAAATGAATTACTGAATAAAATGCAAAGACTAGAGGCTGATAAACACAAAATTACTCAGAATGTATTAAAAGAACTTCATCGAGAATACGAAAAATTAATTATCGATAAAGAAAATCATTTACCTATTGACTTTATGATGTGTAATTCTGAAAACGAAACTAGATTCAAAAATGAAATAAAAAGATACAAAAGAATCGATACAGCGAAAAAAGAAAGTATATTAATTTTTCCGTTTATATTATTAGCCATATTTTTATTCACTGAGTATCTCAAATGA
- a CDS encoding iron-containing alcohol dehydrogenase, whose product MSDVLKQFVMPKKNLFGPGAIQEVGKHLNDLEVKKTLIVTDEGLHKLGLSEQIANIITAAGIEVAIFPKAEPNPTDQNIEDGVTVYHAENCDSIVSLGGGSAHDAAKGIGLIASNGGRIHDYEGVDKSQNPLVPLIAINTTAGTASEMTRFTIITDTARKVKMAIVDKHVTPLLSINDPELMIGLPPALTAATGLDALTHAIESFVSTNATPITDACAEKVLQQVPEYLPRAYANGADLEAREQMVYAQFLAGMAFNNASLGYVHAIAHQLGGFYNLPHGVCNAILLPHVSRFNLTARTERFAKIAELLGENVEGLSKRDAAEKAITAIENLSNDLNIPSGFRELGAKDEDIEILAKNAMLDVCAATNPRKATLEDIKQIITNAMGPVAKKEESLEAVALS is encoded by the coding sequence ATGTCAGACGTTCTAAAGCAATTTGTCATGCCGAAAAAAAACTTATTTGGACCTGGAGCAATTCAAGAAGTTGGTAAACATTTAAATGATTTAGAAGTGAAAAAGACATTAATCGTAACAGATGAGGGCTTACACAAATTAGGTCTCTCTGAACAAATTGCTAACATCATTACAGCTGCTGGAATTGAAGTAGCAATTTTCCCGAAAGCGGAACCGAATCCAACAGATCAAAACATTGAAGATGGAGTTACAGTGTATCATGCTGAAAACTGTGATTCTATCGTATCTCTTGGAGGAGGTAGCGCACACGATGCAGCAAAAGGTATCGGACTTATTGCTTCGAATGGTGGACGCATTCATGATTATGAAGGCGTTGATAAATCACAAAACCCATTGGTGCCATTAATCGCTATCAACACAACTGCTGGTACGGCAAGTGAAATGACTCGCTTCACAATTATCACGGATACAGCGCGTAAAGTGAAGATGGCCATCGTTGATAAACACGTTACTCCACTATTATCGATTAATGACCCAGAGTTAATGATTGGCTTACCTCCTGCTCTAACTGCGGCAACTGGTTTGGATGCATTAACACATGCAATCGAATCATTTGTGTCAACAAACGCAACACCGATTACTGATGCATGTGCAGAAAAGGTACTTCAGCAAGTTCCTGAATATTTACCACGTGCCTATGCTAACGGCGCAGATTTAGAAGCACGTGAGCAAATGGTATACGCTCAATTTTTAGCAGGCATGGCGTTTAATAATGCATCACTTGGTTACGTACATGCTATTGCTCATCAATTAGGTGGATTCTATAATCTACCACATGGCGTATGTAATGCTATTTTATTGCCACATGTTTCCCGCTTCAACTTAACTGCACGCACAGAGCGTTTTGCTAAAATTGCTGAATTACTAGGCGAAAACGTTGAAGGATTAAGTAAACGTGATGCTGCTGAAAAAGCAATTACAGCAATTGAAAATCTGTCTAACGACCTAAACATTCCAAGTGGCTTCCGCGAATTAGGTGCGAAGGATGAGGATATTGAAATCTTAGCGAAAAATGCAATGTTAGATGTATGTGCTGCAACAAACCCACGTAAAGCAACTTTAGAGGACATTAAACAAATTATTACGAATGCGATGGGCCCTGTAGCGAAAAAAGAAGAATCACTTGAAGCTGTCGCACTTTCTTAA
- a CDS encoding cobalamin-binding protein, whose product MRLISICPSNTELVAYLGLTDQLVGVDDFSDWPLAVKDLPQLGPDLSIDMDALEALQPDLVLASLSVPGMEKNIEALQARNIPHIVFNANSLEEIAQDLHTLGKACGVEDRAKKISEEYLQCIERLHSVAQTISKKPTLYWEWWPNPIFTPGKINWLTEISAIAGGQNLFQDVELASVQTDWADVVRRDPDYIMMAWVGVAFERIQPANLLKRSHAQELQAVKMKRLHVMEEWLYCRPSPRLIEGALKLANMLHPKEYKHIKLPSFLDC is encoded by the coding sequence ATGCGTTTAATCTCAATTTGCCCTAGTAATACCGAGCTTGTTGCTTATTTAGGGCTGACTGATCAGCTTGTTGGTGTCGATGATTTTTCGGATTGGCCCTTAGCCGTAAAAGACTTGCCTCAGCTTGGCCCCGATTTATCAATTGATATGGATGCATTAGAGGCATTACAGCCTGATCTTGTACTTGCATCCTTAAGTGTCCCTGGGATGGAGAAAAATATTGAAGCGTTACAAGCTAGAAATATTCCTCACATTGTTTTTAATGCCAATTCATTAGAGGAAATCGCTCAAGATCTCCATACATTAGGTAAAGCCTGCGGAGTTGAAGACCGTGCTAAAAAAATTTCTGAGGAATATTTACAATGTATCGAACGTCTTCACTCAGTTGCACAAACGATTTCTAAAAAACCTACCCTCTATTGGGAGTGGTGGCCAAACCCTATTTTCACACCAGGTAAAATTAATTGGTTAACTGAAATTAGTGCTATTGCTGGTGGGCAAAATCTGTTTCAAGATGTGGAATTAGCTAGCGTGCAAACTGATTGGGCAGATGTAGTGAGGCGCGATCCCGACTATATTATGATGGCTTGGGTAGGAGTTGCGTTTGAGCGTATTCAACCAGCCAATCTATTAAAACGTTCACATGCGCAGGAGCTACAAGCCGTTAAAATGAAACGGCTTCACGTAATGGAGGAATGGCTTTATTGTCGCCCATCACCACGCCTAATAGAGGGTGCATTGAAGCTTGCGAATATGCTTCACCCCAAAGAATATAAGCACATAAAGCTTCCAAGTTTTTTAGATTGCTAA
- the tyrS gene encoding tyrosine--tRNA ligase — MTNELLQDLEWRGLLYQQTDAEGMTKLLDEQSVSLYCGVDPTADSMHIGHIVPLLTLRRFQKAGHRPILLVGGATGMIGDPSGRSEERQLQTVEQIDKNVQGIRSQLERIFDFAEDGNGAQLVNNRDWIGNINTIEFLRDYGKLINVNYMLAKDTIASRLDTGISFTEFAYTLIQGIDYNHLYNHYNCRIQVGGSDQWGNITTGLEVIRKTHEEETKAFGITIPLVTKADGTKFGKTAGGAVWLDGKKTSPYEFYQFWINAADADVVKYLKIFTFLSREEIEALAVSVEEEPHLRKAQKALAEEMTRLIHGQEALDQAIRITAALFSGDLKALSADEMKDAFKDVPSIEMAKEDKNIVDLLVEAGISPSKRQAREDVTNGAISVNGEKVTELEYVIDGKDRLEDAFSIVRRGKKKYHMVKFV; from the coding sequence ATGACGAACGAATTATTACAAGACTTAGAATGGCGCGGATTGTTATATCAACAAACAGATGCTGAAGGTATGACCAAATTATTAGATGAACAATCTGTCTCTTTATACTGTGGTGTTGATCCAACTGCGGATTCCATGCATATTGGGCATATTGTGCCACTTTTAACACTACGTCGATTCCAAAAAGCGGGTCACCGTCCAATTTTGTTAGTTGGTGGTGCGACTGGTATGATTGGAGATCCGTCAGGTCGCTCTGAAGAACGCCAATTACAAACAGTTGAGCAAATTGATAAAAACGTTCAAGGTATCCGTAGCCAATTAGAGCGTATTTTTGACTTTGCAGAAGATGGTAATGGTGCTCAGTTAGTTAATAACCGTGACTGGATTGGTAATATAAATACGATTGAGTTTTTACGTGATTATGGGAAATTAATTAACGTGAACTACATGTTAGCAAAAGATACAATTGCATCACGCCTAGATACAGGGATTTCATTTACTGAGTTTGCGTACACGTTAATTCAAGGTATTGATTATAATCACTTATACAACCATTACAACTGTCGCATTCAAGTAGGTGGCTCTGATCAGTGGGGGAATATTACAACTGGTTTAGAAGTTATTCGCAAAACACATGAGGAAGAGACAAAAGCCTTTGGTATAACAATTCCTTTAGTAACGAAAGCAGATGGTACAAAATTTGGTAAAACAGCTGGTGGTGCTGTATGGTTAGATGGCAAGAAAACTTCCCCATACGAGTTCTATCAATTCTGGATTAATGCTGCGGATGCTGACGTTGTAAAATACTTAAAAATCTTCACATTCCTTTCTCGTGAAGAAATTGAAGCTTTAGCAGTATCTGTAGAAGAGGAACCACATTTACGTAAGGCACAAAAAGCGCTAGCTGAAGAAATGACTCGCTTAATTCATGGTCAAGAAGCATTAGACCAAGCAATTCGTATTACAGCTGCTTTATTCTCTGGTGACTTAAAAGCACTTTCTGCTGATGAAATGAAGGATGCGTTTAAAGATGTTCCTTCTATTGAAATGGCGAAAGAAGATAAAAATATTGTGGACCTATTAGTGGAAGCTGGTATTTCACCTTCAAAACGTCAAGCTCGTGAAGATGTAACGAATGGTGCGATTAGCGTTAACGGTGAAAAGGTCACTGAATTAGAATATGTCATCGACGGTAAAGATCGTTTAGAAGATGCATTCAGCATTGTTCGTCGCGGTAAGAAAAAATACCATATGGTGAAGTTTGTTTAA
- a CDS encoding transglycosylase domain-containing protein produces MKDWIEKINAKIEELLVRKWMKKLRISGSVIWNLFLLFLIFALVGTVFVGSVGAGYFASLVKEEPLRSKDELRTQIFNYDSTSEIYFADDIYIGKLRTDLERRETSLNNVSPDVVNAVLATEDEYFREHNGIVPKAVIRGLLQDVTNSSTQTGGSTLTQQLIKNQVLTNEVSYERKAKEILLAMRLEHFMTKEEILEAYLNIIPYGRNSSGRNIAGVETAAEGIFGVKAKDLTLPQAAYIAGIPQAPFTYTPFTNTGVLKSEEALQPGIDRMKTVLYRMKDAGYINEAQYNEALAYDITADFRAPEIHAEDSYPWLTYELESRAKEIIAEKLAKEDGIDPERLKNEKKLKDKYMILADRDVRSKGYRIYSTIDKDMYDAMQKAAENFKYYGHTYTAKEKDPTTGEEVEVQMPVQVGSILIENNTGRILSFVGGRDFELKSYNYATQAKRSNGSTMKPLLVYAPAIEYGVIGAGSPLVDVKFSIGGWSPSNYIASDERGLIPAREALASSQNLSALRLYYDILNKRPADYLVKMGITTLQPDDFTNLSAGIGGVQEGITVEENTNAYATFANGGQFIDAYMIDRIEDQDGNIIYKHEVKPEQVFSPETSYIVTDMMRDVLTQGTGTVAKNTLKFSSDFAAKTGTSQNYKDVWLVGYNPNVSLGVWMGYDQNQSLYAFNNTYQQPSVRINKLWGTLMNSVYDVDPKLIDPNTSFKAPKNVVTASFCGISGLAPSAACANAGLVRSDLFNAKVFLPSRPDDSLASSSVVTIKGKTYNALPSTPREFVKAGGAGINQAFIKRMLGPLGGNPASLLPKNSSLSNSSVSAVNFPADRNSPGAVSASINGNTLSWSGSSNDVVGYRIYNVTNGGRTLVGSVPESSQSMRVAGGQAYAVVAVDITGLTSPQSNVVSTGGSGSKKEPEQKDKEEKLPPTTPPTDENDSDNNGNGSENGDGSGGNNGDGSNTGNGSGNNGNGSNNGSGSGNNGSGSNNGSGSGNNGNGSNNGSGSGNNGNGSNNGSGSGNNGNGSNNGSGSGNNGNGSNGGNNGNTTQPPPPPTQ; encoded by the coding sequence TTGAAAGATTGGATTGAGAAAATCAATGCAAAGATCGAAGAATTATTAGTACGAAAATGGATGAAGAAATTACGCATTTCCGGAAGTGTTATCTGGAATTTATTTTTACTATTTTTAATCTTTGCATTGGTAGGCACTGTATTTGTCGGTTCAGTTGGTGCTGGCTATTTCGCTTCACTCGTAAAAGAAGAGCCGTTGCGCTCTAAAGATGAATTACGAACTCAAATTTTTAACTACGATTCAACTAGTGAGATTTATTTTGCCGACGATATTTATATCGGAAAATTACGTACAGATTTAGAACGTCGTGAAACATCACTAAATAATGTCTCACCAGATGTAGTTAATGCAGTATTAGCGACAGAGGATGAGTATTTCCGTGAACATAACGGAATAGTTCCGAAGGCCGTTATTCGCGGGCTTCTTCAAGACGTAACAAACTCTTCTACTCAAACAGGGGGTTCTACGCTAACACAGCAGCTTATTAAAAACCAAGTATTAACAAATGAAGTATCCTATGAACGGAAAGCAAAAGAGATTTTACTTGCTATGCGTTTAGAGCACTTTATGACAAAAGAAGAAATTTTAGAGGCCTATTTAAACATTATTCCATATGGTCGTAACTCTTCAGGTCGAAATATCGCTGGAGTTGAAACAGCTGCTGAAGGTATTTTCGGCGTAAAAGCGAAGGATTTAACGCTTCCACAAGCGGCGTACATAGCTGGTATTCCTCAAGCACCTTTTACTTACACACCTTTTACAAATACAGGCGTACTTAAAAGTGAAGAAGCTCTTCAACCTGGCATTGATCGCATGAAAACTGTTCTTTATCGTATGAAAGACGCAGGTTATATTAACGAAGCTCAGTATAACGAAGCGCTCGCTTATGACATCACTGCTGACTTCCGTGCACCAGAGATACACGCTGAGGATAGCTACCCATGGCTAACTTATGAGCTTGAAAGTCGCGCGAAAGAAATTATTGCTGAAAAATTAGCAAAAGAAGATGGTATTGATCCAGAACGCTTAAAGAATGAAAAAAAATTAAAAGATAAGTATATGATCCTAGCAGATCGCGATGTCCGTTCGAAAGGCTATCGTATTTATTCGACAATCGATAAGGATATGTACGATGCGATGCAAAAAGCAGCGGAAAACTTTAAATATTACGGTCATACGTATACAGCTAAAGAAAAGGACCCTACAACAGGTGAAGAAGTTGAAGTTCAGATGCCTGTACAGGTCGGAAGTATTTTAATTGAAAATAATACTGGACGTATTTTAAGCTTTGTCGGTGGTCGTGATTTTGAATTAAAAAGTTATAACTATGCTACACAGGCAAAACGCTCAAATGGCTCAACAATGAAGCCTTTACTCGTATATGCACCTGCAATAGAGTACGGTGTAATCGGTGCAGGTAGCCCATTAGTTGACGTAAAATTCTCTATTGGTGGTTGGAGTCCGAGCAACTATATTGCTAGCGATGAACGAGGGCTTATCCCTGCACGTGAGGCATTAGCGAGTTCACAAAACTTATCAGCTTTACGTCTATATTACGATATTCTTAACAAACGTCCTGCTGATTATTTAGTAAAAATGGGGATCACAACCTTACAGCCAGATGATTTTACAAACCTTTCAGCTGGGATTGGGGGAGTTCAAGAAGGTATTACTGTTGAAGAGAACACCAATGCCTACGCAACCTTTGCAAACGGTGGACAATTCATCGACGCTTATATGATTGATAGAATTGAAGACCAAGATGGAAATATTATTTATAAACACGAAGTTAAACCTGAACAAGTATTTAGTCCTGAAACTTCTTATATCGTTACAGATATGATGCGAGATGTGTTAACACAAGGAACGGGTACAGTTGCAAAAAATACACTAAAATTCTCTTCTGACTTCGCTGCTAAAACTGGTACATCACAAAACTATAAAGATGTTTGGTTAGTCGGCTATAACCCGAATGTCTCTCTTGGAGTATGGATGGGTTATGATCAAAATCAATCACTGTATGCATTTAACAATACGTATCAGCAACCTAGTGTGCGTATTAACAAGCTATGGGGAACATTGATGAATTCTGTGTATGATGTAGATCCGAAATTAATTGACCCTAATACTAGCTTTAAGGCACCTAAAAACGTTGTGACTGCATCATTCTGCGGTATTTCTGGTTTAGCGCCTTCTGCAGCATGTGCGAATGCTGGTCTCGTGCGCTCTGACTTGTTTAATGCGAAAGTATTTTTACCTTCGCGGCCAGATGATAGCTTAGCTTCTTCTAGTGTAGTTACGATTAAGGGTAAAACATACAATGCACTTCCTAGTACACCACGAGAATTTGTAAAAGCAGGCGGTGCAGGTATTAATCAGGCATTTATTAAACGAATGCTAGGTCCACTTGGCGGTAATCCGGCAAGCCTATTACCAAAAAATTCGTCATTATCGAATTCATCAGTATCAGCTGTTAATTTCCCAGCAGACCGTAATTCTCCTGGAGCAGTAAGTGCTTCGATTAATGGCAATACATTATCTTGGTCAGGCTCTTCAAATGATGTAGTCGGTTATCGGATCTATAACGTAACAAACGGTGGTAGAACACTTGTAGGATCAGTACCTGAATCATCACAAAGTATGAGGGTTGCAGGCGGGCAAGCCTATGCTGTTGTCGCTGTAGACATTACAGGTTTAACTTCACCGCAATCCAATGTCGTTTCTACTGGTGGAAGCGGAAGTAAAAAAGAACCTGAACAAAAAGACAAGGAAGAAAAGCTTCCACCAACAACTCCACCTACTGACGAAAATGATTCGGACAATAATGGTAACGGGTCAGAAAATGGCGATGGTTCTGGTGGTAATAATGGAGATGGCTCAAATACCGGCAATGGTTCCGGGAACAACGGAAATGGCTCCAATAACGGCAGTGGCTCCGGAAACAACGGAAGCGGCTCCAATAACGGCAGTGGCTCCGGAAACAACGGAAATGGCTCCAATAACGGCAGTGGCTCCGGGAACAACGGAAACGGCTCCAATAACGGCAGCGGCTCCGGGAATAACGGAAACGGCTCCAATAACGGCAGTGGCTCCGGAAATAACGGGAATGGCTCTAACGGAGGAAACAACGGAAATACAACTCAACCTCCTCCGCCACCAACCCAATAA
- a CDS encoding NAD-dependent epimerase/dehydratase family protein yields MNILILGGTRFFGKKLVELCLQNGHSVTILTRGQSGNPFGTKVKQLVVNRDDAVALSQALSSTTWDIVYDNICYSPNEAHQICEILEGKTKKLVFTSTLSTCEIDGTVKTEEDFNPYDYKVQMGNREDFSYGEGKRQAEAVIFKEATFPVVAVRFPIVMGVNDYTRRLHFHVERILQEQPISFPNIEAKMSFITDDEAAAFLYFAGITPIEGPYNATATDAISLKDLMGLIEEASGKYAKISLVGGDEKSLSPYGIPADWYMSTTKAEAAGFTFSQLHDWLPALVKTLVKELQ; encoded by the coding sequence ATGAACATTTTAATTTTAGGAGGCACTCGATTTTTTGGTAAAAAGCTTGTTGAACTCTGTCTTCAAAATGGACATAGTGTAACTATTTTAACACGTGGTCAAAGTGGAAATCCTTTTGGCACAAAGGTGAAGCAACTAGTTGTTAATCGAGATGATGCAGTTGCGTTGTCACAGGCACTATCAAGTACAACGTGGGATATTGTCTATGATAATATTTGCTATTCTCCAAACGAGGCTCATCAAATCTGTGAAATTTTAGAAGGTAAAACGAAAAAGCTGGTTTTCACCTCTACTCTATCAACCTGCGAAATAGACGGCACTGTCAAAACAGAAGAAGATTTTAACCCCTATGATTATAAAGTTCAAATGGGCAACCGTGAAGATTTTTCATATGGTGAAGGAAAACGACAAGCGGAGGCAGTAATTTTCAAAGAGGCTACGTTCCCTGTTGTCGCAGTACGTTTCCCAATTGTTATGGGTGTGAACGACTATACACGCCGTTTACATTTTCACGTTGAACGAATTTTACAGGAACAGCCTATTTCATTCCCAAATATTGAAGCGAAAATGAGCTTTATTACGGATGACGAAGCAGCTGCATTTTTATATTTTGCTGGCATTACACCAATTGAAGGACCTTATAATGCAACAGCAACAGATGCAATTTCGTTAAAAGATTTGATGGGGCTTATTGAAGAAGCAAGCGGAAAGTATGCAAAAATTTCACTTGTAGGCGGCGACGAAAAGTCGCTGTCACCATACGGGATCCCAGCAGATTGGTATATGTCAACTACAAAGGCCGAAGCAGCAGGCTTTACATTTAGCCAGCTTCATGATTGGCTCCCTGCTCTAGTAAAAACATTAGTAAAAGAGCTGCAATAA
- a CDS encoding acetylornithine transaminase encodes MSALFGNYGKRRAQIVKGQGTVVEDSAGKKYLDFTSGIAVVSLGHAHPAIVKAIHDQSEKLWHISNLFDIPGQEKVAQKLIANTHFSKAFFCNSGAEANEAAIKLARKHTGKNHMITFEKSFHGRTFGAMSATGQDKIHNGFGPLVEKFTILPFNDVVALEETIDDSVAAIMLEMIQGEGGVNSVSPEFAAAIAKACEDKGILLIIDEVQTGIGRTGTRYAYEQTVLKPNIVTLAKGLGGGFPVGAMLGTAELYETFGPGTHGTTFGGNPLAMSVAETVLDHIFEPAFLQNVHELSTYFVKQLKESLPSTYSVQGQGLLLGIGCGDIEVAPYIATAEEKGLLLVGAGPNVIRLLPPLTVSKEEIDEAIAILKTILL; translated from the coding sequence ATGAGTGCTTTATTTGGAAACTATGGCAAACGCCGTGCCCAAATTGTCAAAGGGCAAGGAACTGTAGTAGAAGATTCTGCTGGGAAAAAATATTTAGATTTTACAAGTGGAATCGCTGTAGTGAGTCTTGGTCATGCACATCCTGCGATTGTGAAGGCTATTCATGATCAAAGTGAAAAACTTTGGCATATTTCCAATCTATTTGATATACCTGGTCAGGAGAAAGTTGCGCAAAAATTAATAGCAAATACACATTTTTCTAAGGCATTTTTCTGTAATAGCGGTGCGGAAGCGAACGAAGCGGCTATCAAGCTAGCGCGTAAGCATACGGGGAAAAATCATATGATTACATTTGAAAAATCTTTCCATGGGCGAACTTTTGGAGCGATGTCCGCAACAGGTCAGGACAAGATACATAATGGCTTCGGTCCACTTGTTGAAAAATTTACGATTCTCCCATTTAATGATGTGGTAGCTCTTGAAGAGACCATTGATGATTCTGTCGCAGCTATTATGTTGGAAATGATTCAAGGTGAGGGCGGTGTTAACAGTGTATCACCAGAATTCGCAGCGGCAATAGCTAAAGCCTGTGAAGACAAAGGAATTTTACTGATTATTGATGAGGTTCAAACCGGTATTGGACGAACAGGAACAAGATATGCTTATGAGCAAACTGTATTAAAACCAAATATTGTGACATTGGCGAAGGGGCTAGGTGGTGGTTTCCCTGTCGGTGCAATGCTTGGAACAGCTGAGCTATATGAAACATTTGGTCCTGGTACACATGGGACAACATTTGGTGGGAATCCGTTAGCGATGAGTGTCGCAGAAACCGTACTTGATCATATCTTTGAACCTGCCTTTTTACAAAATGTACATGAGCTATCTACGTATTTTGTTAAGCAGTTGAAAGAGAGTCTACCGTCTACGTATTCGGTGCAGGGTCAGGGTTTACTTCTTGGCATTGGTTGTGGCGATATTGAGGTAGCTCCGTATATAGCTACTGCAGAGGAAAAGGGTTTATTATTAGTAGGTGCAGGCCCGAATGTTATACGTCTATTACCTCCGTTGACCGTGTCAAAAGAAGAAATCGATGAAGCAATTGCGATTTTAAAAACGATATTGCTATAG
- the argB gene encoding acetylglutamate kinase, producing the protein MTTFKSMHHTARKRMVIKLGGSTLEGLNESFFMNFKKLQGSGVELIITHGGGPAINRELAARGVESHALNGIRVTSEAAVAIVQSTLIGKVNPALVHELTTAGIAAIGLNGFDGQLIVADYLDKDVYGFVGEVKAVNTSLLEALISAGIVPVIACVGADEYGQALNINGDTVASEIALALDADSLLLVTDVSGIRINDEYQSEATSSLIDQWIEEGHIYGGMIPKVQGALECLSAGIPSVQIVGDSLEGTTILASTSISHSS; encoded by the coding sequence ATGACTACGTTCAAATCAATGCATCATACCGCTCGTAAACGTATGGTCATTAAGCTTGGTGGTAGTACACTAGAAGGCTTAAACGAGTCGTTTTTTATGAATTTCAAAAAACTCCAAGGGAGCGGTGTAGAGCTTATTATTACCCATGGTGGTGGCCCAGCCATTAACCGTGAACTTGCGGCGCGCGGGGTAGAATCACATGCATTAAATGGTATTCGTGTAACGAGCGAAGCTGCAGTTGCTATAGTTCAGTCAACGTTAATAGGAAAGGTCAATCCAGCCCTTGTTCATGAATTAACAACAGCTGGTATCGCAGCTATTGGTTTAAACGGCTTTGATGGTCAGTTAATCGTAGCAGATTATCTAGACAAAGATGTATACGGTTTTGTTGGTGAAGTAAAAGCTGTCAACACATCTTTGTTAGAAGCATTAATTAGTGCGGGTATTGTACCAGTTATTGCTTGTGTTGGTGCAGATGAATATGGTCAGGCGTTAAACATTAATGGAGATACGGTAGCGAGTGAAATAGCACTAGCTTTAGATGCAGATAGTCTACTGCTTGTAACGGATGTAAGTGGTATTCGAATTAATGATGAGTATCAATCAGAAGCGACGTCTTCCTTAATTGATCAATGGATTGAGGAAGGCCATATTTATGGTGGAATGATACCTAAAGTTCAAGGAGCTCTTGAATGCTTAAGTGCAGGTATTCCATCGGTGCAAATTGTAGGAGATTCCTTAGAAGGTACGACGATTTTAGCCTCAACCAGTATAAGTCATTCTTCATAA